A genomic region of Halopelagius longus contains the following coding sequences:
- a CDS encoding tRNA-dihydrouridine synthase — MFEPRVALASLSGESDAEWARVGSEFAGAAFLGGVALDEKSRAAARKLVERDREEFLPEDPLSFVAAELDALGDEPVRPAVNVRSATLPPVREAARLCADRDAILEVNAHCRQAELCAVGCGETLLRDTDRLAEYVAAAAEAGATVSVKVRAEVEGVDLGETARSVASAGAEAIHVDAMDSEAVVRDVTEAAPDLFVVANNEVRDGESVREYLDYGADAVSVGRPSTDPRVLRRVREAVDEWFAESNAERPSADESNADGVAK, encoded by the coding sequence GTGTTCGAACCGCGCGTCGCCCTCGCCAGTCTGAGCGGCGAGTCCGACGCCGAGTGGGCGCGCGTCGGGTCCGAGTTCGCGGGCGCGGCGTTCCTCGGCGGCGTCGCACTCGACGAGAAGTCCCGCGCCGCCGCGCGGAAACTGGTCGAACGCGACAGGGAGGAGTTCCTCCCCGAGGACCCCCTCTCGTTCGTCGCCGCCGAACTCGACGCACTCGGGGACGAACCGGTCCGACCCGCGGTCAACGTCCGAAGCGCGACGCTCCCGCCCGTTCGGGAGGCGGCGCGACTCTGCGCGGACCGGGACGCGATTCTCGAAGTCAACGCCCACTGCCGGCAGGCGGAACTCTGCGCCGTCGGGTGCGGCGAGACGCTTCTCCGAGACACCGACAGACTCGCCGAGTACGTCGCCGCCGCGGCCGAGGCGGGGGCGACGGTGAGCGTGAAAGTCCGCGCCGAAGTCGAGGGCGTGGACCTCGGGGAGACGGCGCGGTCGGTGGCGTCTGCGGGCGCCGAGGCGATACACGTCGACGCGATGGACTCGGAGGCCGTCGTCCGCGACGTGACCGAGGCCGCTCCCGACCTGTTCGTCGTCGCCAACAACGAGGTGCGCGACGGGGAGAGCGTCCGCGAGTACCTCGACTACGGCGCGGACGCGGTGAGCGTCGGCCGACCCAGCACCGACCCGCGCGTCCTCCGCCGCGTCCGCGAGGCGGTAGACGAGTGGTTCGCGG